A region from the Sulfurimonas sp. genome encodes:
- a CDS encoding EAL domain-containing protein, producing the protein MENILDRANLSEDIILNYQPIVKCSGGSFEIYKYEVLSRLHVDGTIHYPNSFFEASKNKGLYNTIAKLIFCKSVMMLKENKYLHLSVNVCYSNIKDYKTRKFILSKLELLSRDVCSRLTFEILETNKIKDFSMIIEFIDEVRFRGAKIAMDDFGTEYANYDNLLKINFDYIKIAGELIKDIVKSKKHFNVVRSLMNLCHELEAKVIAEYVENEHIMKTLCDINCEFMQGYFFGKPQLEPAKILLMENAY; encoded by the coding sequence ATGGAAAATATTTTAGACAGGGCAAATCTTAGTGAAGATATTATACTTAATTATCAACCGATAGTAAAATGTTCAGGCGGTTCTTTTGAAATATATAAATACGAAGTGCTGTCGAGACTTCATGTTGATGGCACTATCCATTATCCAAATAGTTTTTTTGAGGCCTCTAAAAACAAAGGTCTTTATAATACTATCGCTAAACTTATATTTTGCAAAAGCGTTATGATGCTTAAAGAAAATAAATATTTACATTTGTCCGTAAATGTTTGTTATTCAAATATTAAAGATTATAAAACAAGAAAATTTATACTTTCTAAGCTTGAGTTACTAAGTAGAGATGTGTGCTCTCGTTTAACATTTGAAATTTTAGAGACAAATAAAATAAAAGATTTTTCCATGATTATCGAGTTTATCGATGAAGTGAGATTTAGAGGTGCCAAAATAGCTATGGACGATTTTGGCACAGAGTACGCAAATTATGATAATCTTCTTAAAATTAATTTTGATTATATAAAAATAGCAGGGGAACTAATAAAAGATATCGTTAAAAGCAAAAAGCATTTTAATGTTGTGAGATCTTTAATGAATTTATGTCATGAGCTTGAAGCAAAAGTAATAGCAGAATATGTTGAAAACGAGCATATTATGAAAACGCTATGTGATATAAATTGCGAGTTTATGCAAGGCTATTTCTTTGGAAAGCCACAACTTGAGCCTGCTAAAATTTTACTTATGGAGAATGCATATTGA
- a CDS encoding transglycosylase SLT domain-containing protein yields MRNLFLFLFFSFSLFGFENKRCSLKEPVVLAVLEAESHPKKELGYQYLISFNNKEEARLVKKYLPKYFIDSRTMDCENIETCALLTKKLFESGFYNLDLGAFQINSYHHKYPIEDYFNYEKSYKTACGYLEKMIGKYGYNWFAIASYNSQSVLNNVKYQHKLIDNYFEKR; encoded by the coding sequence ATGCGTAATCTTTTTCTTTTTCTGTTTTTCTCTTTTTCTCTTTTTGGCTTTGAAAATAAGAGGTGTTCGCTGAAAGAGCCTGTAGTGCTTGCTGTTCTTGAAGCAGAGTCACATCCGAAAAAAGAACTTGGGTACCAATATCTTATTTCATTTAATAATAAAGAAGAGGCAAGGCTTGTAAAAAAATATTTACCGAAATATTTTATTGATTCCCGCACTATGGATTGTGAAAATATAGAGACTTGCGCATTGCTTACAAAAAAACTTTTTGAATCGGGGTTTTATAATTTGGATCTCGGGGCGTTCCAAATTAATTCATACCATCATAAATACCCGATTGAGGATTATTTTAATTATGAAAAAAGTTACAAGACTGCATGTGGCTATCTTGAAAAAATGATTGGCAAATATGGATACAACTGGTTTGCGATAGCTAGTTACAATTCGCAGAGCGTTTTAAACAATGTTAAATATCAGCATAAATTGATAGATAACTATTTTGAAAAGCGTTAA
- a CDS encoding thioredoxin domain-containing protein → MKKILLLASLLGNLLTAEDILHTNKDIENKVVSFIESDIPDKNSVISVKAAGSFLIADGWYGVSTVIEKVGGEIRDVFLSNGKYMAQNIVNIENGKDYGLAAKEFLSKKLDNSFYSKENLIYGKADAKNRIVVFSNPLCPHCLNYIEELKKYISHYSSLDVCVYYYPTPLNIFPSGDGLIKEAERAKIVLRDKEADWKLYHALFTDIKLYELASGGKIDVVIKKVFGSFDAEAGQKEAEAVLATNNLKIEALEVKGTPSVYINGVADIGFKKVFKLHEEQGR, encoded by the coding sequence ATGAAAAAAATCTTACTACTCGCATCTCTTCTTGGCAACTTGCTTACAGCGGAAGATATTTTACATACAAATAAAGATATCGAAAATAAAGTCGTCTCGTTTATTGAGTCTGATATACCGGACAAAAATTCCGTTATTAGCGTAAAGGCGGCGGGAAGCTTTCTTATTGCTGACGGCTGGTACGGTGTTTCTACCGTTATTGAAAAAGTCGGGGGAGAGATTCGAGATGTTTTTTTGAGCAACGGTAAGTATATGGCTCAAAATATTGTAAATATTGAGAATGGCAAGGATTACGGTCTTGCTGCAAAAGAGTTCTTAAGCAAAAAGCTTGATAATAGCTTTTATAGTAAAGAGAATTTGATTTATGGCAAAGCGGATGCTAAAAATCGCATCGTTGTTTTTAGTAACCCGCTTTGCCCGCACTGTTTAAACTACATAGAAGAGTTGAAGAAATATATTAGCCATTATAGTTCTCTTGATGTTTGTGTGTATTACTATCCTACCCCGCTTAATATTTTCCCATCAGGCGATGGTCTTATTAAAGAGGCTGAACGCGCGAAGATTGTTCTCAGAGATAAAGAGGCTGATTGGAAACTCTATCATGCTTTATTTACCGACATAAAGCTTTACGAGCTTGCAAGCGGCGGGAAGATAGATGTTGTTATAAAAAAGGTATTCGGCTCTTTTGACGCTGAGGCGGGACAAAAAGAAGCAGAGGCAGTTTTGGCTACAAATAATTTAAAAATAGAAGCTCTTGAGGTTAAGGGAACGCCGAGTGTTTATATCAACGGCGTTGCAGATATTGGATTTAAAAAAGTTTTTAAACTACATGAAGAGCAAGGCAGATGA